Proteins found in one Pseudomonas mosselii genomic segment:
- a CDS encoding DUF72 domain-containing protein yields the protein MSEIRIGISGWRYGPWRKDFYPKGLRQDDELAFASRAVNSIEINGSFYALQTPERYGHWRDQTPQGFVFSVKAPRYITHVRRLREIDEPLANFFASGPLMLGDKLGPFLWQFPPSLKFDAQRFSDFLAKLPRDRNAARLLARQAAERLQDNGGTAIRGNQRLRHAVEIRHPSFLCDTFINLLRKHKIALVVADSAGKWPYVEEITADFVYLRLHGDVELYSSGYTASALRRWRLRIQAWAAGGQPEDARRVVRRAPAKRASRDVYCYFDNDQKVHAPYDARRLLAKLGLDGELVTEPGVEPQEPL from the coding sequence GTGAGCGAGATCCGTATTGGTATTTCCGGTTGGCGCTATGGCCCATGGCGCAAGGACTTTTACCCCAAGGGGCTACGCCAGGACGACGAACTGGCCTTCGCCTCGCGAGCGGTCAACAGCATCGAGATCAATGGTTCGTTCTACGCGCTGCAGACACCGGAACGCTATGGTCATTGGCGTGACCAAACACCCCAGGGCTTCGTGTTCTCGGTCAAGGCGCCGCGTTATATCACCCATGTGCGCAGGCTTCGAGAGATCGACGAGCCGCTTGCCAACTTCTTCGCATCGGGCCCGCTAATGCTGGGCGACAAGCTGGGGCCATTCCTGTGGCAGTTTCCGCCGAGCCTGAAATTTGATGCGCAACGCTTCAGCGATTTCCTGGCCAAGCTGCCGCGTGATCGCAACGCTGCCCGCCTCCTTGCCCGCCAGGCGGCCGAGCGCCTGCAAGACAACGGCGGCACGGCCATCCGCGGCAACCAGCGCCTGCGCCACGCCGTGGAAATTCGCCACCCCAGCTTCCTCTGCGACACCTTTATCAACCTGCTGCGCAAGCACAAGATTGCCTTGGTGGTCGCTGACAGCGCGGGCAAATGGCCTTATGTCGAGGAGATCACGGCCGATTTCGTGTACCTGCGCCTGCATGGCGATGTCGAGCTCTACAGCAGCGGCTACACCGCCAGCGCACTGCGCCGCTGGCGCCTGCGCATCCAGGCCTGGGCTGCGGGCGGCCAACCGGAAGATGCCCGGCGCGTCGTACGCCGGGCCCCTGCAAAACGCGCATCCCGTGACGTGTACTGTTACTTCGACAACGACCAGAAAGTGCATGCCCCCTACGATGCCCGCCGCCTGCTGGCCAAGCTCGGCCTTGACGGCGAGCTGGTGACCGAGCCTGGCGTCGAGCCGCAGGAGCCTCTATGA
- a CDS encoding endonuclease/exonuclease/phosphatase family protein: MNGTLPTPRCIIDKVTAVHRLTVLTLNVHKGFTLFNRRFILPELREAVRATGADLVFLQEVHGSHHGHAERHPTWPTTPQYEFLADSMWPQFAYGRNAVYPHGDHGNALLSKFPIRAHDNLDVTIHGNEERGLLHCLLEVPGHEQVHAICVHLGLREAHRQRQVGLLLALLDSLPPDEPVIIAGDFNDWRLKVDSRLSEYLVEAFGRPARSFPARLPLLRLDRIYLRNAQACQARVLSRYPWSHLSDHAPLVAQVTL; the protein is encoded by the coding sequence ATGAACGGGACCCTGCCCACTCCCCGCTGCATCATCGACAAGGTGACCGCCGTGCACCGCCTGACGGTGCTGACCCTCAACGTGCACAAGGGCTTTACCCTGTTCAATCGCCGTTTCATCCTGCCAGAGCTGCGCGAGGCGGTGCGCGCCACCGGGGCCGACCTGGTGTTCCTGCAAGAGGTGCATGGCAGCCACCACGGGCATGCCGAACGCCACCCGACCTGGCCGACGACGCCTCAGTACGAATTCCTCGCCGACAGCATGTGGCCGCAGTTCGCCTACGGGCGCAACGCGGTCTATCCCCATGGCGACCATGGCAACGCCCTGCTGTCCAAGTTTCCGATCCGCGCCCACGACAACCTCGACGTGACAATCCACGGCAACGAGGAACGCGGCCTGCTGCATTGCCTGCTCGAAGTGCCTGGCCATGAGCAGGTACACGCGATCTGCGTGCACCTGGGGCTGCGCGAGGCCCATCGCCAGCGCCAGGTCGGCCTGCTGCTGGCATTGCTCGACAGCCTGCCGCCGGACGAGCCGGTCATCATCGCCGGTGACTTCAACGACTGGCGCCTGAAAGTGGATTCGCGGCTCTCAGAATACCTGGTCGAGGCCTTTGGCAGGCCGGCGCGCAGCTTTCCCGCCCGCCTGCCGCTGCTGCGCCTGGACCGCATCTACCTGCGCAATGCGCAAGCCTGCCAAGCGCGGGTGTTGTCCCGATACCCCTGGTCACACCTCTCCGACCATGCCCCACTGGTGGCGCAGGTGACGCTATGA
- the clsB gene encoding cardiolipin synthase ClsB, with translation MKQSWSNGNRVELLINGEQYYPRVFEAMGQAREEILLETFIIYDDKVGQPLRQALIDAARRGVRVEVAVDGYGTADLPDDFIASMTEAGVRFHAFDPQPRLAGMRTNLFRRLHRKILVIDGQRAFIGGINYSADHLGDFGPQAKQDYAVEVAGPVVAQVHASSCRLLAPVLDTASQVRPTGIDAGPASAVLVERDNRRHRNDIEVCYLQVFREARQRIVVANAYFFPGYRLLRELRNAARRGVEVTLILQGQPDMRWVRALSRLLYNYLLRDGVHIHEYCQRPLHGKVALVDDEWSTVGSSNLDPLSLSFNLEANLLVRDRAFNDVLYQHLSELTREHCKTVTLERMVRGYWWRAPLIFLGFHITRYFPRIAGWFPAHRQRLQSLQADSEAPAGYHGGKT, from the coding sequence ATGAAACAGTCCTGGAGCAACGGCAACCGTGTCGAACTGTTGATCAACGGCGAGCAGTACTACCCACGTGTGTTCGAGGCCATGGGCCAGGCACGCGAGGAGATCCTCCTGGAGACCTTCATCATCTATGACGACAAGGTCGGCCAACCTTTGCGCCAGGCCCTGATCGACGCCGCGCGGCGCGGGGTGCGGGTCGAGGTGGCGGTGGACGGCTATGGCACCGCGGACCTGCCCGACGACTTCATCGCCTCGATGACCGAGGCCGGGGTGCGTTTCCATGCGTTCGATCCGCAACCCCGGCTGGCCGGCATGCGCACCAACCTGTTCCGCCGCCTGCACCGCAAGATCCTGGTGATCGATGGGCAGCGCGCGTTCATCGGCGGCATCAATTACAGCGCCGACCATCTCGGCGACTTCGGTCCGCAGGCCAAGCAGGACTACGCCGTGGAGGTCGCCGGCCCGGTGGTTGCCCAGGTACATGCATCCTCCTGCCGCCTGCTTGCACCGGTGCTGGACACCGCCAGCCAGGTCCGGCCGACCGGCATTGATGCGGGCCCGGCCAGCGCCGTGCTGGTGGAGCGCGACAACCGGCGGCATCGCAACGATATCGAGGTCTGTTACCTGCAGGTCTTCCGTGAAGCCAGGCAACGTATCGTCGTGGCCAATGCCTACTTCTTCCCGGGCTACCGTCTGCTGCGCGAGCTGCGCAACGCCGCTCGGCGCGGGGTCGAGGTGACCCTGATCCTCCAGGGGCAGCCCGACATGCGCTGGGTGCGCGCGCTCTCGCGGCTGCTCTACAACTACCTGCTGCGCGATGGCGTGCACATCCACGAGTACTGCCAGCGCCCGCTGCACGGCAAGGTGGCATTGGTGGACGACGAGTGGTCCACCGTAGGCTCGAGCAATCTCGACCCACTGAGCCTGTCGTTCAACCTGGAGGCCAACCTGCTGGTTCGCGACCGTGCGTTCAACGATGTGCTCTACCAACACTTGAGCGAGCTCACCCGCGAACACTGCAAGACCGTGACGCTGGAGCGCATGGTGCGTGGCTACTGGTGGCGCGCACCCTTGATCTTCCTGGGCTTCCACATCACCCGCTATTTCCCGCGTATCGCCGGCTGGTTCCCGGCGCACCGGCAACGCCTGCAGTCGTTGCAAGCCGACAGCGAGGCCCCGGCCGGCTACCACGGGGGTAAGACCTGA
- a CDS encoding lysylphosphatidylglycerol synthase domain-containing protein, translating to MATPRWKTWGKRLLTVLFLVLVPVLLFTLARNLDWNEVRQSLLAYRPSTLALGLLLALCSYLVFASYDLLARAYTGHRLPARQVLPVAFVCYAFNLNFTTWVGGVALRYRLYGRLGLDTPTITRILTLGLLTNWMGYLLLAGTVFALGMVKLPENWAVGAGGLRLIGVLMMAVALTYLFACAFAKRRTWDLRGHEVTLPGLRLALCQVALGASNWALMAALIHLLLPPDLFYPSVLGVLLISCVAGVVAHIPAGLGVLEAVFLALLHGQLGQGELVAALLGYRTLYYLIPLLLAVFTYLILEKRAKALRQQTGPALDKR from the coding sequence ATGGCCACGCCACGCTGGAAGACCTGGGGCAAACGCCTGCTGACCGTGCTGTTCCTGGTGCTGGTCCCGGTGCTGCTGTTCACCCTGGCGCGTAACCTGGACTGGAACGAAGTCCGCCAGTCGCTGCTGGCCTACCGACCCTCGACCCTGGCCCTGGGGTTGCTGCTGGCCCTGTGCAGCTACCTGGTGTTCGCCAGCTACGACCTGCTCGCCCGGGCCTACACCGGCCATCGCCTGCCGGCCCGCCAGGTGCTGCCGGTGGCGTTCGTGTGTTATGCGTTCAACCTCAACTTCACCACCTGGGTCGGTGGCGTGGCCCTGCGTTATCGCCTGTACGGCAGGCTGGGGCTCGACACGCCAACCATCACCCGCATCCTCACCCTGGGTCTGTTGACCAACTGGATGGGCTACCTGTTGTTGGCCGGCACCGTGTTCGCCCTTGGCATGGTCAAGCTGCCGGAAAACTGGGCGGTGGGGGCTGGGGGTCTGCGCCTGATCGGCGTACTGATGATGGCGGTCGCGTTGACTTACCTGTTCGCCTGCGCCTTCGCCAAGCGGCGAACGTGGGACCTGCGCGGGCACGAAGTCACCCTGCCGGGCCTGCGCCTGGCGCTGTGCCAGGTGGCCCTGGGCGCGAGCAACTGGGCACTGATGGCAGCACTGATCCACCTGCTGCTGCCACCAGACCTGTTCTATCCGTCGGTATTGGGCGTGCTGCTGATCAGCTGCGTGGCGGGCGTGGTCGCCCATATTCCCGCAGGGCTCGGCGTGCTGGAGGCCGTGTTCCTCGCCCTGCTCCATGGCCAGCTCGGTCAGGGCGAGCTGGTCGCCGCGCTGCTGGGTTATCGAACGTTGTACTACCTGATTCCGCTGTTGTTGGCGGTGTTCACCTACCTGATCCTCGAGAAGCGCGCCAAGGCCTTGCGCCAACAGACCGGGCCGGCCCTCGACAAGCGCTGA
- a CDS encoding Rho termination factor N-terminal domain-containing protein — translation MPRGDKDKYTDKQKRKAEHIEQSYEDKGVSKDEAEARAWATVNKHSGGGERKGGSGQKKSPAAKAQARASSARRAVATKHGVPRPGQRLEDMTKAELMDRARKRHIAGRSSMRKGELIEALRKVA, via the coding sequence ATGCCACGTGGAGACAAAGACAAGTACACCGACAAGCAGAAACGCAAGGCCGAGCACATCGAGCAGAGCTACGAGGACAAGGGCGTGTCCAAGGACGAAGCCGAAGCCCGCGCCTGGGCCACGGTCAACAAGCACTCAGGAGGCGGCGAGCGCAAAGGCGGTTCCGGGCAGAAGAAAAGCCCGGCGGCCAAGGCCCAGGCGCGGGCTTCATCGGCCCGGCGCGCGGTGGCGACCAAGCATGGCGTGCCTCGCCCCGGACAGCGGCTGGAGGACATGACCAAGGCTGAACTGATGGACCGTGCGCGCAAGCGGCACATTGCCGGGCGCTCGAGCATGCGCAAGGGAGAATTGATCGAGGCCTTACGCAAGGTGGCTTGA
- a CDS encoding metallothionein codes for MNEQRCSCNHCSCTVDANALVQDGKAYCCEACATGHSNGEACRMADCKCGEITQPKESNVDNALDETFPASDPISP; via the coding sequence ATGAATGAGCAACGCTGTTCCTGCAACCACTGTTCCTGCACCGTAGATGCCAATGCCCTGGTCCAGGATGGCAAGGCCTATTGCTGCGAAGCCTGCGCGACGGGGCATAGCAATGGGGAGGCTTGTCGTATGGCGGACTGCAAATGTGGAGAGATAACCCAGCCGAAGGAGAGCAATGTCGATAACGCTTTGGATGAAACATTCCCGGCGAGTGATCCTATATCGCCATAA
- the ligD gene encoding DNA ligase D — translation MAKPLQEYQRKRDFNATPEPAGKRAKPHSAHALQYCIQKHDASHLHYDFRLELDGTLKSWAIPKGPSLDPKVRRLAVHVEDHPLDYANFEGHIPEGHYGAGDVIVWDRGVWEPEGDPHEAYAKGKLRFRLQGEKLSGIWNLFRTHLAGKKEQWMLVKSHDGQARSETDYRIVEALPDSVLSDRTLPPRRPAKATASTRKRKAGRKSLPALLTPQLATLVDSPPSGDWRYEVKFDGYRILARIDGDDIRLFTRNGHDWSTKMPRQVEALKALGLDAAWLDGEMVVVDDNGVADFQALQNAFDTEHDEHITYYLFDLPWLGDEDLRELPLQARRNTLAKLLDDHASPLLRYSADFNEPIDSLLDSACQLELEGLIGKRADSPYVGRRSSDWIKLKCKQRQEFVIVGYTDPKGSRHGFGALLLALHDHDSGQLRYAGKVGTGFSAATLDSILARLKPLQTAKSPLASPPTGAEARGVHWLKPQLLAEVAYAQMTREGIVRHSVFHGLRDDKPATAIDLERAMPAKRAAQTRPEGLVNLRLTHPERVVDATTGATKRQVAQYYAQVADRLLPQLKDRPVALVRAPDGLGGELFFQKNAGHLHIPHVLSYSKAQAGQAAMVLNRADSLLGAVQMNTLELHTWNATTKDFDKPDRFVLDLDPDPALPWKAMLEATQLTLTLLDELGLKVFLKTSGGKGMHLVVPLTRRAGWDEVKDFSHALVEHMAGLFPDRLSAVSGPKNRVGRIFIDYLRNGKGATTVAAYSLRAREGLPVSVPIWREELTQLKGTNQWNIGNLQARLAEVDDPWADMAKTRQSITVRMRKQLGIA, via the coding sequence ATGGCCAAGCCCCTGCAGGAATACCAGCGCAAGCGCGACTTCAACGCCACGCCCGAGCCGGCTGGCAAGCGCGCCAAGCCACACTCGGCCCACGCGCTGCAGTACTGCATCCAGAAACACGATGCCAGCCACCTGCACTACGACTTCCGCCTGGAACTCGACGGCACCCTCAAGAGCTGGGCGATCCCCAAGGGCCCCTCGCTCGACCCCAAGGTTCGGCGCCTAGCAGTGCACGTGGAGGATCACCCGCTGGACTATGCCAACTTCGAAGGGCACATCCCCGAAGGCCATTACGGCGCCGGTGATGTGATCGTCTGGGACCGGGGTGTCTGGGAGCCCGAGGGCGATCCGCATGAAGCCTATGCCAAGGGCAAGCTGCGCTTTCGCCTGCAGGGCGAAAAACTATCTGGAATCTGGAACCTGTTCCGCACCCACCTGGCCGGCAAGAAAGAGCAGTGGATGCTGGTCAAGTCCCATGACGGACAGGCGCGCAGCGAAACGGACTACCGCATCGTCGAAGCCCTGCCGGACAGCGTGCTGAGCGACCGCACCCTGCCACCACGGCGCCCAGCCAAGGCAACCGCTTCCACGCGCAAGCGCAAGGCCGGTCGCAAGTCCCTGCCGGCGCTTCTTACGCCACAGCTGGCCACGTTGGTCGACTCCCCGCCCAGCGGCGACTGGCGTTACGAAGTCAAATTCGACGGCTACCGGATCCTGGCGCGCATCGACGGTGACGACATACGCCTGTTCACCCGCAATGGCCACGACTGGAGTACTAAGATGCCCCGCCAGGTCGAGGCGCTCAAGGCGCTGGGGCTCGATGCCGCATGGCTGGACGGCGAGATGGTGGTGGTCGACGACAACGGCGTGGCCGACTTCCAGGCCTTGCAGAACGCCTTCGACACCGAGCACGACGAACACATCACCTACTACCTGTTCGACCTGCCCTGGCTGGGCGATGAGGACCTGCGCGAACTGCCGCTACAGGCACGTCGCAACACCCTGGCCAAGCTGCTGGATGACCACGCCTCGCCGCTGCTCAGGTACTCCGCCGATTTCAATGAGCCGATCGATTCGCTACTCGACAGCGCCTGCCAGCTGGAACTCGAGGGGCTGATCGGCAAACGTGCCGACAGCCCCTATGTCGGCCGGCGCAGCAGCGACTGGATCAAACTCAAGTGCAAGCAGCGCCAGGAATTCGTGATCGTCGGCTATACCGACCCAAAGGGTAGCCGCCACGGTTTCGGCGCCCTGCTGCTGGCCCTGCACGACCACGACAGCGGCCAGCTGCGCTACGCCGGCAAGGTCGGCACCGGCTTCAGCGCCGCCACCCTGGACAGCATCCTCGCTCGCCTGAAACCGCTGCAGACCGCCAAGTCGCCCTTGGCCAGCCCCCCCACCGGAGCAGAAGCCCGCGGCGTGCATTGGCTCAAGCCGCAACTGCTGGCGGAAGTCGCCTACGCCCAGATGACCCGCGAAGGCATCGTGCGCCATTCGGTGTTCCACGGTCTGCGCGACGACAAACCCGCCACCGCCATCGACCTGGAGCGAGCGATGCCCGCCAAGCGCGCAGCACAGACACGACCCGAGGGCCTGGTCAACCTGCGCCTGACCCACCCCGAGCGCGTGGTCGACGCGACCACCGGGGCCACCAAGCGCCAGGTCGCTCAGTACTACGCCCAGGTCGCCGACCGGCTGCTGCCGCAGCTCAAGGATCGGCCTGTCGCCCTGGTCCGGGCACCGGATGGCCTGGGCGGCGAGCTGTTCTTCCAGAAGAACGCCGGCCATCTGCACATTCCCCACGTGCTCAGCTACAGCAAGGCCCAGGCTGGCCAGGCGGCCATGGTGCTCAACCGCGCCGACAGCCTGCTGGGCGCGGTGCAGATGAACACGCTCGAATTGCACACCTGGAATGCCACCACCAAGGACTTCGACAAGCCCGACCGCTTCGTCCTCGACCTCGACCCTGATCCCGCACTGCCCTGGAAAGCCATGCTCGAGGCCACCCAACTGACCCTCACCCTGCTCGATGAGCTGGGGCTGAAGGTGTTCCTCAAGACCAGCGGCGGCAAGGGCATGCACCTCGTCGTGCCGTTGACCCGGCGCGCCGGCTGGGACGAAGTGAAGGACTTCAGCCATGCCTTGGTCGAGCACATGGCCGGCCTGTTCCCTGATCGGCTCAGCGCCGTGTCCGGGCCAAAGAACCGGGTCGGGCGGATCTTCATCGACTACCTGCGCAATGGCAAGGGCGCCACCACCGTCGCCGCCTATTCGCTGCGCGCCCGCGAGGGCTTGCCGGTGTCGGTGCCGATCTGGCGTGAGGAACTGACCCAACTCAAAGGCACGAACCAATGGAACATCGGCAACCTCCAGGCCCGGCTTGCCGAGGTGGACGATCCGTGGGCCGACATGGCCAAAACCCGCCAGTCGATCACCGTGCGCATGCGCAAGCAATTGGGGATCGCCTGA
- a CDS encoding acyl-CoA/acyl-ACP dehydrogenase: protein MEPTPFDQLLHRLSTRAQPLELEPLLPELLQALQREHLDLLPLPGQGRTLERWRALARVAACDLSLAKLYEGHTDALAILAECGAAHHAGEGTWGVWAAEPPDARALIVERNAEQVRLRGRKAWCSGALQIDRALLTAWQDDQPQLVAIELGHPSQRVQADHWQAVGMAATASVAIVFDDSPGLAIGEPGQYLSRPGFWHGGAGIAACWYGAAAALADYLREHCRKPRPDPHADAHLGAVDAALFGARAALRECAAWIDRHPGDDASYEVRRTRAQVEQAVEQVIQHVGRALGATPYCRNSHFARLSADLPVYLRQSHAERDLAELGRQLTDRPEGAWKL from the coding sequence ATGGAACCGACCCCCTTCGATCAACTGCTACACCGGCTATCTACCCGGGCGCAGCCCCTCGAACTCGAACCCTTGCTGCCGGAACTGCTGCAGGCTCTGCAGCGCGAACACCTTGACCTGCTCCCCTTGCCCGGTCAGGGGCGGACCCTGGAGCGCTGGCGGGCCCTGGCGCGGGTCGCTGCTTGCGATCTCAGCCTGGCCAAACTCTACGAGGGCCATACCGACGCCCTGGCGATCCTTGCCGAATGCGGCGCAGCCCATCATGCCGGCGAAGGGACCTGGGGCGTGTGGGCTGCGGAGCCGCCGGATGCCCGCGCCCTCATCGTCGAACGGAACGCCGAGCAGGTTCGCCTGCGAGGCCGCAAGGCCTGGTGTTCGGGAGCGTTGCAGATCGACCGTGCGCTGCTGACCGCCTGGCAAGACGACCAGCCTCAACTGGTGGCCATCGAGCTTGGCCACCCGAGCCAGCGTGTCCAGGCCGACCACTGGCAGGCTGTTGGCATGGCCGCCACCGCCAGTGTCGCCATCGTGTTCGACGATTCGCCCGGGCTGGCCATCGGCGAACCCGGCCAGTACCTGTCCCGCCCAGGTTTCTGGCACGGGGGCGCGGGCATCGCCGCCTGCTGGTACGGCGCGGCCGCAGCCTTGGCGGACTACCTGCGCGAACACTGTCGCAAACCCCGGCCCGACCCACACGCCGACGCACACCTGGGCGCCGTCGATGCGGCCTTGTTCGGAGCCCGCGCCGCCCTGCGAGAATGCGCCGCCTGGATCGACCGCCACCCAGGCGACGATGCCAGTTACGAGGTACGCCGCACCCGCGCCCAGGTCGAGCAGGCGGTCGAGCAGGTCATCCAGCATGTCGGCCGGGCATTGGGCGCAACGCCGTACTGTCGCAACAGCCATTTCGCCCGGCTCAGCGCCGACCTGCCGGTATACCTGCGGCAAAGTCACGCTGAACGCGACCTGGCCGAGCTGGGACGGCAACTGACCGATAGGCCTGAAGGAGCATGGAAACTATGA